From the Elusimicrobiota bacterium genome, one window contains:
- a CDS encoding nucleoside deaminase, producing the protein MEHEEKTRDPFLQAALDEAKKGLREGGIPIGSVLVRDGKIVGRGHNRRVQDGDPVTHAEIDCLRRAGRVGSYAGAVLYSTLMPCYLCSGAVVQFGIKKVVAGESRTFPGGPEFMRAHGVEVVDADDAECAALMRDFIAKNPKLWDEDIGR; encoded by the coding sequence ATGGAACACGAAGAGAAGACCCGCGACCCCTTCCTGCAGGCGGCCCTCGACGAGGCGAAGAAGGGCCTCCGCGAGGGAGGCATCCCCATCGGCTCCGTGCTCGTCCGCGACGGCAAGATCGTCGGCCGCGGGCACAACCGGCGCGTCCAGGACGGAGACCCCGTCACCCACGCCGAGATCGACTGCCTGCGCCGCGCCGGCCGCGTCGGGAGCTACGCGGGCGCGGTCCTCTACTCCACCCTCATGCCCTGCTACCTCTGCTCGGGCGCCGTCGTGCAGTTCGGGATCAAGAAGGTCGTCGCCGGCGAGAGCCGCACCTTCCCGGGAGGCCCCGAGTTCATGCGCGCGCACGGCGTCGAGGTCGTCGACGCCGACGACGCCGAGTGCGCCGCGCTCATGCGCGACTTCATCGCGAAGAACCCGAAGCTCTGGGACGAAGACATCGGCCGCTGA
- a CDS encoding dolichyl-phosphate beta-glucosyltransferase, which yields MSPSPSVSVILPAYNEAARILGTLREIQDYFRAAGRTYEIIVAADGNDGTREKAHEAAKADPNVFVLGGVERLGKGRGVRLGVGLARGEVVGFMDADNKTPVTELDKFLPLLAGGHDLVIGSRTLQRGLIERPQPFYRRVGSHGFRVVLRALIGLHEISDTQCGFKFFRREAARAVFERQRVDGYMFDVEILRIAQLLGLKIAQVPVRWRDDADSRLELVAGNLRNLRDLLRIRFGTG from the coding sequence ATGAGCCCTTCCCCGTCGGTCAGCGTCATCCTCCCGGCCTACAACGAGGCCGCGCGCATCCTCGGGACCCTGCGCGAGATCCAGGACTATTTCCGCGCCGCCGGCCGGACCTACGAGATCATCGTCGCCGCCGACGGGAACGACGGGACGCGCGAGAAGGCGCACGAGGCCGCGAAGGCCGACCCGAACGTCTTCGTGCTGGGGGGCGTCGAGCGTCTCGGGAAGGGGCGCGGGGTCCGCCTCGGCGTGGGGCTCGCGCGCGGCGAGGTCGTCGGCTTCATGGACGCCGACAACAAGACCCCCGTCACCGAGCTCGACAAGTTCCTGCCGCTCCTCGCGGGGGGGCACGACCTCGTCATCGGCTCGCGCACGCTCCAGCGCGGGCTCATCGAGCGGCCGCAGCCGTTCTACCGCCGGGTCGGCTCGCACGGCTTCCGCGTCGTCCTGCGCGCCCTCATCGGCCTGCACGAGATCTCGGACACGCAGTGCGGCTTCAAGTTCTTCCGGCGGGAGGCCGCGCGCGCCGTCTTCGAGCGCCAGCGCGTCGACGGCTACATGTTCGACGTGGAGATCCTGCGCATCGCCCAGCTCCTCGGGCTGAAGATCGCGCAGGTGCCGGTGCGCTGGCGCGACGACGCGGACAGCCGGCTCGAGCTCGTGGCCGGGAACCTCCGCAACCTGCGTGACCTGCTGCGCATCCGCTTCGGGACCGGCTGA
- a CDS encoding class I SAM-dependent methyltransferase, protein MKGIDDCRVCGKKAFLVGEKTGRFRPRPFRVYHCPSCRFTFVGDPEPDLGALYDEAYYRGQGADPLVRYLDELERPETTVRRYEWAGLLRIARALTGRASGLRWLDYGCGAGGLVRAARAAEHDALGWETGWIRARAAEKGVPMLDEAGLEAARGSFDLVTAVEVVEHLPDPAAELARMAALLKPGGTLFCTTQNARPRRADLLSWSYLVPEVHVSFFEPDTLALAFEKAGLRAERPGRLDGLEDVLRFKILKNLRVAEAGGFERLLPWGPLTRLVDRVYRFQDMPVGRKK, encoded by the coding sequence ATGAAGGGCATCGACGACTGCCGCGTCTGCGGGAAGAAGGCCTTCCTCGTGGGCGAGAAGACGGGACGCTTCCGTCCGCGTCCCTTCCGCGTCTATCACTGCCCGTCCTGCCGCTTCACCTTCGTGGGCGACCCGGAGCCCGACCTCGGCGCGCTCTACGACGAGGCCTATTATCGCGGGCAGGGCGCCGACCCCCTGGTGCGCTACCTCGACGAGCTCGAGCGGCCCGAGACGACCGTGCGCCGCTATGAGTGGGCGGGACTTCTGCGCATCGCGCGGGCGCTGACCGGCCGCGCGAGCGGCCTGCGCTGGCTCGACTACGGCTGCGGCGCGGGCGGACTCGTGCGCGCGGCGCGCGCGGCGGAGCACGACGCGCTCGGCTGGGAGACGGGCTGGATCCGCGCGCGCGCGGCGGAGAAGGGCGTCCCCATGCTCGATGAGGCGGGGCTCGAGGCCGCGCGGGGGAGTTTCGACCTCGTGACCGCGGTCGAGGTCGTCGAACACCTCCCCGACCCCGCGGCCGAGCTCGCGCGGATGGCGGCCCTCCTCAAGCCCGGCGGGACCCTCTTCTGCACGACCCAGAACGCGCGGCCGCGCCGCGCCGACCTGCTCTCGTGGTCCTATCTCGTCCCCGAAGTGCACGTCTCCTTCTTCGAGCCGGACACGCTGGCCCTCGCCTTCGAGAAGGCGGGCCTGCGCGCCGAGCGTCCCGGCCGGCTCGACGGCCTCGAGGACGTCCTTCGATTCAAGATCCTCAAGAACCTGCGCGTCGCCGAGGCGGGCGGGTTCGAGCGCCTGCTGCCCTGGGGCCCGCTGACCCGCCTGGTGGACAGGGTCTATCGGTTCCAGGACATGCCCGTGGGCCGGAAGAAGTAG